DNA sequence from the Aliidongia dinghuensis genome:
GTGAAGACGCCGGAAACGCCCCAGCCGAACAGTTCCTCCGCCCGGCCGGCATGGTTGACCGTATAGCAGAAAAGCGGATAGCCGCCGCGGCGGATTTCCTTGGCCCGCGCGGCCGTGAGCGGCGTGTGGCCGCAATGGATCGTCGTCGCCTCGATGCCCCGGGCGAGCTCAAGCCAGTCGTCGCCGACGGTCTCGAGCAGCAGGCCGCGCGCGATCTCCGGTGCTGCGTCGTGCGCCACTTCGAGCGAGCGATAGTCGAAGCTCGACACCAGCGGTGCCGGCAGATGGCCGGGCCAGGCCTGGCGCAGCAGCGCCATCACCGCCGCCGCGGTTGCATCCTCCGCACCCGGCGAGGGCTTGAGCTCGACATTGGCGCCGAGTTCGAGCTCGGCCAGCAGGTCTATGACTTCCTCCAGCGTCGGCACGGTTTCGCCGGCGAAGCGCGGGTCGAACCAGCTGCCGGCGTCGTAAGACGCGAGCTCGGCCAGCGTCATGCGGCCAACCTCGCCCGTGCCGTCGGTCGTCCGGTCGATGAGGTCGTCGTGGATCACGACGCAGCGGCCGTCCGCCGTCAGATGCACGTCGAACTCGACCCATTGGACGCCCAGCGCCTTGGCGGCGCGGAAGCCGGCGAGCGTGTTCTCCGGCGCGTGCGCCGCGGCACCACGGTGGCCGACCACCTTCGGCATCCGGAACTGGGGCTGTCGCATCGAACCCTCCTCGAACGAGAAAGAGCGGCCGCAAGGTGCCGCGGCCGCTCTTCCCGGATCGTCAGCTCTAGGCGTCGGGCCGGCTATTCGCCGGCCGCGGCCTCCTCTTTCTTGGTGAGGTCGGCGCCGGTCGCCTGGTCGACCTGCTTCATGCTGAGCTTGACCTTGCCGCGGTCGTCGAAGCCCAGGACCTTGACCTTGACCTGGTCGCCGACATTGACGACGTCCGTCACCTTGCCGACCCGCTGCGGGGCCAGCTCGGAGATGTGGACGAGGCCGTCGCGCGAGCCCAGGAAGTTCACGAAGGCGCCGAAATCGACGGTCTTCACGACCTTGCCGTTGTAGATCACGCCCAGTTCCGGCTCGGCCACGATGCCCTTGATCCAGTCGATCGCGGCCTGCGAGGCGGCGGCATCGACCGAGGACACCTTGATCGTGCCGTCGTCCTCGATGTCGATCTTGGCGCCGGTCGTCTCGGTGATCTCGCGGATGACCTTGCCGCCCGAACCGATGACCTCGCGGATCTTCTCCTTGGGGATGGAGATGGTGGTGATGCGCGGTGCGTTGCCCGATACGGCCTCGCGGCCCGCGGTCAGCGCCTTGGCCATCTCGCCCAGGATGTGCTTGCGGCCCTCGAACGCCTGGCCGAGGGCGATCTTCATGATCTCCTCGGTGATGGACGTGATCTTGATGTCCATCTGCAGGGCGGTGACGCCCTTCTCAGTGCCGGCCACCTTGAAGTCCATGTCGCCGAGGTGATCCTCGTCGCCGAGGATGTCCGACAGGACCGCGAAGCCCTTGTCTTCCTTGATCAGGCCCATGGCGATGCCGGCGACCGGGTTCGCGAGCGGCGTGCCCGCGTCCATCAGCGAGAGCGAGGTGCCGCACACCGTCGCCATCGAGGACGAGCCGTTCGACTCGGTGATCTCCGAGACGACGCGCATCGTGTAGGGGAAGGC
Encoded proteins:
- the ugpQ gene encoding glycerophosphodiester phosphodiesterase, which gives rise to MRQPQFRMPKVVGHRGAAAHAPENTLAGFRAAKALGVQWVEFDVHLTADGRCVVIHDDLIDRTTDGTGEVGRMTLAELASYDAGSWFDPRFAGETVPTLEEVIDLLAELELGANVELKPSPGAEDATAAAVMALLRQAWPGHLPAPLVSSFDYRSLEVAHDAAPEIARGLLLETVGDDWLELARGIEATTIHCGHTPLTAARAKEIRRGGYPLFCYTVNHAGRAEELFGWGVSGVFTDAPDQILSLAQARFDAAQERD